One segment of Corynebacterium caspium DSM 44850 DNA contains the following:
- a CDS encoding DMSO/selenate family reductase complex A subunit — translation MKAGVENTSVASQDIATAATAITKAAKANVKRRSFLQWSAVAGATTALVGTGASQFLGMPATAASAQKDSAESKIVWSACTVNCGSRCPLRLEVRDGEIVRVHPDNTGDNTLGHQQIRACVRGRSIRHRIYNPDRLKTPLKRKPGTKRGDNQWVEISWEQALDEIADQMKHLINTYGNESIYLAYGTGVIGSTIARSWPPAQTPFARLMNLIGGYLNHYADYSTAQITGAYPYHYGDWLGSNSFDDVRNSKLQVLFGNNPLETRMSGGGETFVTQRIKQDYGVKTIIVDPRYSDTGVALADEWIALRPGTDAALIAGMAHVMISENLQDQEFLDRYTVGFDEHTLPKEAPKNSSYRSYIEGKGPDGIEKTPEWAAQVTGVPARKIRQLAREIALTKPCSITQGWGPQRHANGENQARAIFTLAAMIGQIGIPGGGNGARESSASMPLKSPFNTNTKNPVKTSISVAMWTQAVDHGEKMTATGDGVQNADKLKVPIKMLWQYGGNTLVNQHSDVNRNIELLRDESKAELIVVSDIQMTNSARYADYVLPDASTAEQEDMIRQGSAGNMEYVILASKAIDPLYNCRTIYDVCTELADRFGVKEAFTEGRTQEEWVKETIRASQEKNKELPSYEELKAMGIYKRPGETVISMEDFRKDPEANPLETPSGKIEIYSQQLYELNKEWEFSDLKGDYITALPEHVEMWEGPAEATQAGAKYPLQCIGHHYKGRTHSSYANVDWLRDDAHPQMVWINPLDAQARGIKNGGTVEVFNDRGRIRTQARVTPRIAPGVISVPQGAWHTPDKQGVDIGGAVNTLTSWNPSPLAKGNAQHTALVDVQAVKK, via the coding sequence GTGAAAGCTGGAGTGGAAAATACATCTGTAGCTTCCCAAGACATTGCAACGGCTGCCACAGCAATTACTAAAGCTGCAAAAGCTAATGTGAAACGCCGCTCATTTTTGCAGTGGTCTGCCGTCGCCGGAGCCACCACTGCTTTGGTAGGTACTGGTGCTAGCCAATTTCTAGGGATGCCCGCCACCGCAGCCTCGGCACAGAAAGATTCCGCAGAATCTAAAATTGTGTGGTCTGCTTGTACCGTTAACTGTGGTTCCCGCTGTCCCTTGCGCCTAGAGGTTCGCGATGGCGAAATTGTGCGCGTACACCCTGATAACACCGGGGATAATACCCTTGGACATCAACAAATTCGGGCCTGTGTGCGTGGTCGTTCTATCCGCCATCGTATTTATAACCCAGACCGGTTAAAGACTCCTCTTAAGCGCAAGCCTGGTACTAAGCGCGGGGATAACCAGTGGGTGGAAATATCTTGGGAACAAGCTCTTGATGAGATCGCTGATCAGATGAAGCATCTGATCAATACCTATGGCAATGAGTCCATCTATTTGGCTTATGGCACCGGGGTTATTGGTAGCACGATCGCTCGTTCTTGGCCCCCAGCTCAGACTCCGTTTGCTCGGTTAATGAACCTCATTGGTGGATATCTAAATCACTATGCGGATTATTCCACAGCCCAAATTACCGGTGCTTATCCCTACCACTATGGGGATTGGTTGGGTTCAAACAGCTTTGATGATGTGCGCAATTCCAAACTGCAGGTGCTTTTTGGTAATAACCCGCTAGAAACCCGCATGTCTGGGGGTGGCGAAACCTTTGTTACTCAGCGCATTAAGCAAGATTATGGAGTTAAAACCATTATTGTGGACCCGCGCTATTCCGATACCGGGGTAGCTTTGGCCGATGAATGGATTGCGCTTCGCCCTGGCACCGATGCGGCCCTAATTGCAGGTATGGCTCATGTCATGATCTCAGAAAACCTGCAAGACCAGGAATTTTTGGATCGTTATACCGTCGGTTTTGATGAGCACACCTTACCTAAAGAAGCCCCCAAGAATTCCTCTTATCGTTCCTATATTGAGGGCAAGGGCCCTGATGGTATCGAGAAAACTCCTGAATGGGCTGCCCAGGTAACCGGAGTTCCGGCCCGTAAAATTCGACAACTTGCTCGCGAAATTGCCCTCACTAAGCCTTGTTCGATCACCCAAGGTTGGGGGCCACAGCGCCATGCCAATGGGGAAAACCAGGCGCGAGCTATTTTCACTTTGGCTGCCATGATTGGCCAGATTGGCATCCCTGGTGGTGGCAATGGGGCGCGCGAATCTTCAGCTTCGATGCCGCTGAAATCGCCTTTTAATACCAACACCAAAAACCCCGTTAAAACTTCTATTAGCGTGGCCATGTGGACCCAAGCTGTGGATCACGGGGAAAAAATGACTGCCACCGGCGATGGCGTCCAAAATGCCGATAAACTCAAAGTGCCGATCAAAATGCTCTGGCAATATGGCGGCAATACCCTGGTTAACCAACACAGTGATGTAAATCGCAACATCGAATTGCTTCGTGATGAAAGCAAAGCTGAACTAATTGTGGTCTCTGATATTCAGATGACTAATTCTGCTCGCTATGCAGATTATGTGCTTCCTGATGCTTCCACTGCTGAGCAAGAAGATATGATACGCCAAGGATCAGCAGGCAATATGGAATATGTGATCTTGGCTTCTAAGGCCATTGACCCGCTCTATAATTGCCGAACAATCTACGATGTTTGCACCGAACTTGCCGATCGCTTTGGCGTAAAAGAGGCCTTTACTGAAGGCCGCACCCAGGAAGAATGGGTTAAAGAAACCATTCGGGCTTCACAAGAGAAAAATAAAGAATTGCCCTCTTATGAAGAACTCAAAGCCATGGGTATTTATAAGCGCCCTGGTGAAACTGTTATTTCCATGGAGGATTTCCGCAAGGATCCCGAAGCTAATCCGCTAGAAACTCCTTCGGGCAAGATTGAGATTTACTCCCAACAGCTCTACGAACTCAATAAAGAATGGGAATTCTCAGATCTTAAGGGCGACTATATAACCGCTCTTCCTGAACACGTAGAAATGTGGGAAGGCCCTGCAGAAGCCACCCAAGCTGGGGCTAAATACCCCTTGCAGTGCATCGGTCACCACTATAAGGGCCGCACGCACTCCTCCTATGCCAATGTGGACTGGTTGCGTGACGATGCCCACCCACAGATGGTGTGGATCAACCCACTAGATGCTCAAGCCAGGGGCATCAAAAATGGGGGCACCGTGGAAGTCTTTAATGACCGAGGTCGGATACGCACCCAAGCTCGCGTTACGCCACGCATCGCCCCTGGGGTGATTTCGGTACCGCAAGGTGCTTGGCATACCCCTGATAAGCAAGGCGTAGATATTGGCGGCGCCGTCAATACCCTTACCAGCTGGAATCCTTCGCCGTTAGCCAAGGGCAATGCACAGCACACCGCCCTGGTAGACGTACAAGCAGTAAAGAAGTAA
- a CDS encoding L,D-transpeptidase: MASFKEGTKKFSKGLALLAVTASLMLSSCTIGETDTSAAAEASLKAAAAAEALAPAASVGNGDEAVNPTIPILVRSLGSGLQQVSMTNEAGYEVKAELSADKMRWTTSEVLGYGRTYTLNAVDNNGANLKLSFRTVAPDSQLSVALSPLPDSTVGIAQTIGFRFSKAVPDRKAAEARLKITTEPPVAGAFYWINPQEVRWRPAEFWAPGTKVDVQANIYGYSLGDSAYGSSDNATNFTIGDEVRTIVDDATKQMTVYRNGELLRSIPVSLGRNDPKWATPNGTYIVGDRYDKITMDSSTFGLAVDDGGYRTKVDWATQLSYSGIFVHSAPWSLAQQGNSNASHGCVNVSPEAAQWFFNTVKRGDPVEIRNTVGGVLAGSDGLGDWNIPWETWSAGNSQQ, from the coding sequence ATGGCTAGTTTTAAAGAAGGTACTAAAAAGTTTTCTAAAGGTTTAGCCCTGTTGGCGGTAACTGCTTCTTTAATGCTGTCTAGCTGCACTATTGGGGAAACCGATACTTCAGCTGCAGCGGAAGCTAGCCTAAAGGCTGCGGCAGCAGCTGAGGCTTTAGCTCCGGCGGCTTCGGTCGGAAATGGGGATGAGGCGGTAAATCCCACTATTCCTATTTTGGTGCGATCCTTGGGGAGTGGCTTGCAGCAAGTTAGCATGACTAATGAAGCTGGCTATGAAGTAAAAGCTGAGCTTTCTGCAGATAAAATGCGCTGGACTACCTCAGAAGTTCTAGGTTATGGCCGTACTTATACTTTGAATGCGGTAGATAATAATGGCGCTAACCTCAAGTTGAGCTTTAGGACGGTGGCCCCGGATTCCCAATTATCAGTAGCCCTTAGCCCTCTGCCAGATTCCACTGTGGGCATAGCGCAAACTATTGGGTTTAGGTTCTCTAAAGCGGTGCCGGATCGTAAAGCTGCGGAAGCCCGCCTAAAAATAACCACCGAGCCTCCCGTTGCCGGAGCTTTTTATTGGATTAATCCGCAAGAAGTACGTTGGCGTCCGGCCGAATTCTGGGCTCCTGGTACAAAGGTGGACGTCCAGGCCAATATTTATGGTTATAGCTTGGGAGACAGCGCCTATGGATCAAGTGATAATGCCACTAATTTCACTATTGGTGATGAAGTGCGCACCATCGTCGACGATGCCACCAAGCAGATGACGGTATACCGTAACGGTGAATTATTGCGTTCTATTCCGGTTTCCTTGGGCCGTAATGATCCGAAGTGGGCCACCCCCAACGGTACCTATATTGTGGGGGATCGTTATGACAAAATCACCATGGATTCCTCAACCTTTGGCCTAGCAGTTGATGATGGCGGGTATCGGACCAAAGTCGATTGGGCTACGCAACTTTCCTATTCCGGGATTTTCGTGCACTCGGCACCGTGGTCGCTGGCACAACAGGGAAATTCTAATGCCTCCCATGGTTGTGTAAATGTTTCTCCTGAAGCTGCGCAATGGTTTTTTAATACCGTAAAACGCGGGGATCCCGTAGAGATTCGCAATACTGTAGGTGGAGTATTGGCAGGCTCTGATGGTTTAGGAGATTGGAATATTCCCTGGGAAACCTGGTCAGCTGGTAATTCACAACAGTAA
- a CDS encoding dimethyl sulfoxide reductase anchor subunit family protein: MNLHEWPLTLFTVLAQMSVGAFITLGIIQLAGRRKFSSAVVDRVADPALYAIGPIMICSFVASMFHLGNPLHAPNVLRGVGHSPLSQEIVMGMGFAALGFAFAACQYFGWLSPKLRSFLAILTAAWGVVFVYVMASLYMIITVPAWNNWTTPVSFYLTSLITGSLAIAVALTSYHWLGDKAWLNKLMPRNELHSAEEERDTALLIPQALQWIGVIVMVAVPLQLVVLLVSALRNDGPAAHFEFSPVAWVIRLVFLLVGAGLMVAYLLNQSSILRPVSDAANHAAYKRVLITVTSSYVLITISAILGRFIFYGGFNHVGL; encoded by the coding sequence ATGAATTTGCATGAATGGCCCTTGACTCTTTTTACGGTGCTCGCTCAGATGTCCGTGGGAGCTTTTATTACCCTGGGCATAATTCAGCTGGCCGGGCGACGCAAATTTAGCTCCGCAGTAGTTGACCGGGTAGCTGATCCAGCACTCTATGCCATTGGCCCCATTATGATCTGCTCTTTTGTGGCCTCGATGTTCCACCTTGGAAACCCGCTACATGCCCCCAACGTCTTGCGCGGGGTAGGACATAGTCCACTATCCCAAGAAATTGTGATGGGTATGGGTTTTGCTGCACTTGGTTTCGCCTTTGCTGCCTGCCAATATTTTGGCTGGTTAAGCCCGAAATTACGCAGCTTCCTGGCGATACTTACCGCAGCATGGGGCGTAGTATTTGTCTACGTCATGGCTAGCCTGTACATGATTATTACCGTACCGGCCTGGAATAATTGGACTACTCCAGTTTCCTTCTACCTCACATCTTTAATCACTGGATCTTTGGCAATTGCCGTAGCCCTCACCTCTTATCACTGGCTTGGTGATAAAGCCTGGCTAAATAAATTGATGCCGCGTAATGAGCTCCACTCCGCAGAAGAAGAACGCGACACCGCCTTATTAATCCCCCAAGCTTTGCAGTGGATTGGCGTGATTGTCATGGTGGCGGTACCCCTGCAACTAGTAGTGCTTTTAGTTTCCGCACTGCGCAACGATGGTCCGGCTGCTCACTTTGAATTCAGCCCAGTTGCCTGGGTCATCCGGCTAGTATTCCTACTGGTAGGCGCCGGTTTAATGGTGGCTTATCTGCTAAATCAAAGCAGTATTTTGCGCCCTGTTTCCGACGCCGCCAACCATGCAGCCTATAAACGCGTCCTAATTACCGTAACCAGCTCCTATGTACTGATTACTATCAGTGCCATTTTGGGCCGCTTCATCTTCTATGGAGGCTTTAACCATGTGGGACTCTGA
- a CDS encoding EamA family transporter, translating to MVWILYGLGAAFFAGSTAILAKIGLKNTPASLATALRTVATLAICVLLVLLSGSAFEVFQISARAWIFLSLSGLATGASWLCFFHAIKIGPVGKVAVIDKSSIILTVLLAIFLLGETENLLLRLISIGFIGLGTWLMVEPAPHSSANDDTNQSSRWMFFAIAAAVFAALTAIFGKLGISHIDSSLGTTIRTSVVLVMAWLVAAANKELPLLRQLSATELLFITLSGLATGASWLCFWKAMQDGQASVVVPLDQLSVVITVLAAAIIFGEKHSRRALFGLILVVTGTLLMVFGAL from the coding sequence GTGGTGTGGATACTCTACGGCTTAGGGGCAGCATTCTTTGCCGGCAGCACCGCCATATTGGCCAAGATTGGTCTTAAAAATACCCCCGCTAGCTTGGCCACAGCCCTGCGTACCGTGGCCACTTTGGCAATTTGTGTGCTGCTGGTGCTACTGAGTGGATCCGCTTTTGAAGTATTCCAAATTTCTGCTCGTGCCTGGATCTTCCTAAGCCTTTCAGGCCTGGCAACTGGAGCTTCGTGGCTGTGTTTCTTTCATGCCATCAAAATCGGGCCAGTGGGCAAAGTAGCCGTAATCGATAAATCCAGCATTATTCTCACGGTATTGCTAGCTATATTTCTACTAGGTGAAACCGAAAACCTGCTCTTACGCCTTATTAGCATTGGATTCATTGGCTTAGGAACCTGGCTAATGGTGGAACCCGCACCGCATAGCAGCGCTAACGATGACACCAATCAGAGCTCCAGGTGGATGTTTTTTGCTATTGCCGCCGCCGTATTTGCCGCACTTACCGCCATTTTTGGCAAGCTTGGCATTTCTCATATCGATTCCAGCTTGGGCACTACCATTCGCACTTCTGTGGTGCTGGTAATGGCCTGGCTGGTAGCGGCAGCCAATAAAGAATTACCGCTTTTGCGGCAATTATCTGCCACAGAATTATTATTTATTACCCTATCTGGCTTGGCCACGGGAGCTTCGTGGCTGTGCTTTTGGAAGGCCATGCAAGATGGCCAAGCCAGCGTGGTGGTTCCTTTGGATCAGCTGAGCGTAGTTATAACAGTGCTTGCCGCTGCTATTATATTTGGCGAAAAACATTCCCGACGCGCGCTCTTTGGTCTGATCCTGGTAGTTACTGGCACTTTATTAATGGTTTTCGGCGCGCTCTAA
- a CDS encoding glutaminase, translated as MNSSPVTKYLNQILDTVRDDDSGEVADYIEELAQADPDKLGIALTTVSGHTYTAGDCTTEFSIQSIAKPFVYALALRERGWDVVHRAVSIEPSGERYNSLSLDSENRPMNPMINAGAITVNQLINGDDSSVPERAEAIRQMLSDLAGRELRLNTELAYSELAGADRNLSLAYMLRSYGIIQDEARAAVLSYIMQCSVMVTTRDLALMASTLANGGIQPETGKRILDPEVCRLTMAVMSSCGMYDGAGHWIATVGIPAKSGVAGGLIGTLPGQLGIATFSPRLDRSGNSVRGIRAFQELSRQMGLHLMAPHRVGANAVRAIETVDDTTILSLQDHINFSATEQILYQISQHDFSASSLMLDVTMVMSIDKISRGLLQNTLLRMQNAGLAVSLYDPDNRLRGMMLDDQPIRQVDTEEHAEILKDFGSQ; from the coding sequence CTGAATTCTTCGCCCGTTACTAAGTACCTTAACCAGATTTTGGATACGGTGCGTGATGATGATTCTGGCGAAGTTGCAGATTATATAGAGGAATTAGCCCAGGCAGATCCCGATAAATTAGGCATCGCCCTTACCACTGTTTCCGGGCATACTTATACCGCTGGCGACTGTACGACAGAATTTTCTATCCAATCCATTGCTAAACCTTTTGTTTATGCGCTGGCTTTAAGGGAGCGCGGCTGGGATGTTGTACACCGGGCGGTAAGTATTGAGCCCTCGGGGGAGCGCTATAATTCGCTTTCTTTAGATTCTGAAAATCGTCCGATGAATCCCATGATTAATGCCGGGGCTATTACGGTAAATCAGCTAATTAATGGTGATGATTCTTCGGTTCCGGAGCGCGCGGAAGCCATTAGGCAGATGTTGTCAGATCTTGCGGGGCGGGAATTGCGCTTGAATACTGAGCTAGCTTATTCGGAGCTTGCCGGGGCGGATCGTAATCTTTCCTTGGCTTATATGTTGCGCAGTTATGGCATTATCCAAGATGAAGCTCGGGCGGCTGTGCTGAGCTATATCATGCAGTGTTCAGTAATGGTAACCACCCGCGACCTCGCCCTTATGGCCTCTACCTTGGCTAATGGCGGTATCCAACCTGAAACTGGCAAGCGCATCCTAGATCCTGAAGTATGCCGTCTCACTATGGCTGTCATGAGTTCTTGTGGCATGTACGATGGCGCGGGCCACTGGATAGCCACCGTAGGAATCCCGGCGAAATCTGGGGTTGCCGGCGGGCTAATTGGTACTTTGCCTGGACAGTTAGGCATTGCTACTTTTTCGCCGCGATTGGATCGCAGCGGAAATTCAGTGCGCGGCATTCGGGCTTTTCAAGAGTTATCGCGCCAAATGGGCCTACATTTAATGGCTCCGCACCGCGTTGGGGCTAATGCGGTGCGAGCCATTGAAACTGTCGATGACACCACCATTTTGTCCTTGCAAGACCATATTAATTTCTCTGCCACCGAACAGATTTTGTACCAGATTTCTCAGCATGATTTCAGCGCATCTAGTCTAATGCTCGATGTGACCATGGTGATGTCTATCGATAAAATCAGCCGCGGGCTTTTACAAAATACTCTGCTGCGGATGCAAAATGCTGGCTTGGCAGTGTCCCTCTACGACCCCGATAATCGCTTGCGCGGCATGATGCTAGACGATCAGCCAATTCGACAGGTTGATACAGAGGAACACGCAGAAATTCTTAAGGATTTTGGAAGCCAGTAG
- a CDS encoding DMSO/selenate family reductase complex B subunit, which yields MPSSYLGFYFNQELCNGCKACQIACKDKHNTPVGTNWRRVVEYSGGNWQVSDGVFEHSTFSYYTSMACNHCVDPQCVKACPTTAMHQGEDGIVSINHDYCVGCRYCEWACPYGAPQFDEQIGMMTKCDMCADYRAEGKDPACVAACPSRALDWGPIEELRAKYGNTDDIAPLPDPSITHPNLVITAHHDAEPWNQATGEIVNKAEV from the coding sequence ATGCCCTCTAGCTATCTCGGTTTCTATTTCAATCAAGAGCTGTGCAATGGCTGTAAAGCCTGCCAGATTGCTTGTAAAGACAAACACAACACCCCAGTTGGTACGAACTGGCGCCGTGTAGTGGAATACAGCGGCGGTAACTGGCAAGTATCCGACGGAGTCTTTGAGCACAGCACTTTCTCCTACTACACCTCCATGGCATGTAACCACTGTGTGGATCCACAGTGTGTAAAAGCTTGCCCCACCACCGCGATGCATCAAGGCGAAGATGGCATTGTTTCCATCAACCACGATTATTGCGTGGGCTGCCGCTACTGCGAGTGGGCCTGCCCTTATGGCGCCCCCCAATTCGACGAACAAATTGGCATGATGACCAAATGCGATATGTGTGCTGATTATCGTGCCGAAGGCAAAGATCCAGCCTGCGTTGCCGCTTGTCCTTCGCGGGCTTTGGATTGGGGTCCAATTGAAGAATTGCGGGCCAAATATGGCAATACTGATGACATCGCCCCGCTGCCAGATCCTTCGATTACGCACCCCAATCTAGTAATCACCGCTCACCATGACGCCGAACCGTGGAATCAAGCCACCGGAGAGATCGTCAATAAGGCAGAGGTATAA
- a CDS encoding TorD/DmsD family molecular chaperone, translating to MWDSERIAAAAKVVSELYLQAPSQQLRTALADPEMLAQWPLNDPASVRGISILQEAINGGAGAAGAGGGAGGGAGTAEDEAHDHLYLYVGIGRPLAQPCESPYFSDDGLVFDEDTFAVRRWYQKYGMAAANHRLPDDHIGVEFAFIGELATRGELVAAQDFVTAHLGRFAPQVFAATSANAISPTYKALPELSQGILDSLATATGFQNP from the coding sequence ATGTGGGACTCTGAGCGCATTGCAGCAGCTGCCAAAGTTGTTTCTGAGCTTTATCTACAAGCCCCTAGCCAGCAGCTGCGCACTGCGCTCGCTGATCCCGAAATGCTTGCACAGTGGCCGCTAAATGACCCGGCCTCTGTGCGCGGGATCAGCATCCTCCAGGAAGCAATTAACGGTGGTGCGGGGGCTGCTGGTGCCGGTGGTGGTGCTGGTGGTGGTGCCGGAACTGCCGAGGATGAAGCACACGATCACCTCTATCTGTACGTCGGAATTGGGCGACCCTTGGCTCAACCCTGCGAATCCCCCTATTTTTCTGATGATGGCCTAGTTTTCGACGAAGATACCTTCGCAGTGCGGCGCTGGTACCAAAAATACGGCATGGCTGCGGCTAATCATCGGCTGCCAGATGACCATATCGGAGTGGAATTCGCCTTTATCGGAGAATTGGCAACTCGGGGCGAATTAGTTGCCGCCCAGGATTTTGTAACAGCACACCTGGGACGTTTTGCTCCCCAAGTATTTGCCGCTACCAGCGCAAATGCTATATCTCCAACTTATAAAGCCCTACCCGAACTCAGCCAGGGCATCTTAGATTCGCTGGCTACAGCTACTGGCTTCCAAAATCCTTAA
- the orn gene encoding oligoribonuclease, translating into MSETPPKIDRIIWIDLEMTGLDPSQHVIVEVAALITDAHLNILGEGIDMVVHATDEELSRMDDFVTNMHTSSGLLEEIRTSTHTLAAAEKAVLELIAKHCDSAYPPPLAGNSIATDRSFIRAHMPTLDAAMHYRMIDVSTIKELAKRWYPHAYFNQPAKGMSHRALADIVESIRELDYYQRSIFKPLPGPTATEAAAASEESSASYLQFLQ; encoded by the coding sequence ATGTCTGAAACCCCGCCCAAAATCGACCGTATCATCTGGATCGACCTCGAAATGACCGGCCTTGATCCTTCCCAACACGTAATTGTGGAGGTGGCCGCCCTCATAACCGATGCTCACCTTAATATTTTGGGCGAAGGCATAGACATGGTGGTCCATGCCACTGATGAAGAGCTATCTCGCATGGATGATTTTGTAACCAATATGCACACCAGCAGCGGCCTGCTTGAAGAGATCCGCACCTCCACACATACCCTGGCAGCGGCAGAAAAGGCCGTACTGGAGTTAATCGCTAAGCACTGCGATAGCGCCTATCCCCCACCGCTAGCTGGGAATTCAATTGCCACTGATCGCAGCTTTATCCGCGCCCACATGCCCACCCTGGATGCAGCTATGCATTACCGCATGATTGATGTCTCCACAATCAAAGAACTGGCTAAACGATGGTACCCGCATGCCTATTTCAATCAGCCAGCAAAGGGTATGTCGCACCGAGCCCTGGCAGATATTGTGGAATCCATTCGCGAACTCGATTACTACCAGCGCAGTATCTTCAAACCATTACCGGGACCCACAGCTACTGAAGCAGCAGCGGCAAGCGAAGAATCTAGTGCCTCCTACCTGCAGTTTTTACAATAA